The following coding sequences lie in one Trichoderma breve strain T069 chromosome 1, whole genome shotgun sequence genomic window:
- a CDS encoding calcineurin-like phosphoesterase domain-containing protein, whose product MAKLYAISDLHLSYPLNASTWNLLQPKPPGSGLILAGDIGESATHLKAAFERAKACFTHVFWVPGNHELYSISSHMAKHPADQLKGEAKYNALVELAREHGVLTPEDDWMLWPGPDGVDVVIALVFTLYDYSFRPAEISREKALEWAMEENIYATDEAVLHPDPYSSRDEWCTKLCERWELKFSDYASRYPNSKFVIVNHWPLREDLVFIPKVPRFSLWCGTKRTQDWTEVGRFGADYGGALVVVSGHLHVRRTDVKEGVRYEEVSLGYPRHWEKARDASKGANEMLRQILPGAGIVVEEGQRIWRPQG is encoded by the coding sequence ATGGCGAAGCTTTATGCCATCTCCGATTTGCATCTTTCGTATCCCCTAAATGCCTCAACATGGAATCTTCTGCAGCCAAAACCACCCGGTAGTGGTCTCATTCTTGCAGGTGACATCGGCGAATCAGCTACGCACTTAAAGGCTGCCTTTGAGCGCGCCAAAGCCTGCTTCACGCACGTATTCTGGGTCCCAGGAAACCATGAGCTCTACAGCATCTCGTCTCACATGGCCAAGCACCCTGCCGATCAACTGAAAGGTGAAGCAAAATACAATGCATTGGTAGAACTGGCACGGGAGCATGGTGTCCTCACACCAGAGGATGATTGGATGCTATGGCCGGGGCCggatggcgttgatgtgGTGATCGCGCTAGTATTCACGTTATACGACTATTCGTTTCGCCCAGCAGAAATCTCCCGAGAGAAAGCGTTGGAATGGGCGATGGAAGAGAACATCTATGCAACAGACGAGGCCGTGCTGCATCCAGACCCATATAGCTCGCGGGACGAATGGTGTACGAAACTGTGCGAGAGATGGGAGCTCAAATTTTCCGACTACGCCTCGAGATATCCGAATTCGAAATTTGTGATTGTCAACCACTGGCCTCTACGAGAAGATTTAGTCTTTATTCCAAAAGTCCCTCGGTTTTCTCTGTGGTGCGGAACTAAAAGAACTCAAGATTGGACAGAGGTCGGACGTTTTGGGGCAGACTATGGAGGGGCACTGGTAGTGGTCTCAGGGCATTTGCATGTTCGACGGACAGATGTCAAAGAAGGGGTGAGATATGAAGAGGTCAGCTTGGGATATCCCCGGCATTGGGAAAAGGCACGGGATGCAAGTAAAGGGGCCAACGAAATGTTGAGACAAATTCTTCCAGGGGCAGGAATAGTCGTGGAAGAAGGTCAGCGGATATGGAGGCCACAAGGGTAG
- a CDS encoding glycosyl hydrolases family 18 domain-containing protein, translating into MTRLLDASFLLLPVIASTLFGTASAQSTCATKGKPAGKVLQGYWENWDGSANGVHPGFGWTPIENPVIAQNGYNVINAAFPVILSDGTALWEDGMDATVKVATPAEMCQAKAAGATILMSIGGATAGIDLSSSTVADKFISTIVPILKQYNFDGIDIDIETGLVGSGSIGTLSTSQANLIRIIDGVLAQMPSNFGLTMAPETAYVTGGSVVYGSIWGSYLPIIKKYVDNGRLWWLNMQYYNGDMYGCSGDSYAAGTVQGFTAQTDCLNNGITIQGTTIKVPYSMQVPGLPAQSGAGGGYMTPSLVGQAWDHYNGALKGLMTWSINWDGSKNWTFADNLLTRI; encoded by the coding sequence ATGACACGCCTCCTGGACGCAAGCTTTCTGCTTTTGCCTGTCATTGCATCAACATTATTCGGCACTGCGTCCGCACAAAGCACATGTGCAACTAAGGGAAAGCCGGCTGGCAAGGTTCTTCAAGGATACTGGGAGAATTGGGATGGATCAGCTAATGGTGTTCACCCCGGATTTGGATGGACGCCTATCGAAAACCCTGTGATCGCACAAAATGGCTACAACGTGATTAATGCCGCTTTCCCAGTCATCCTCTCAGATGGTACGGCACTGTGGGAAGATGGCATGGATGCTACTGTTAAAGTTGCGACACCAGCCGAAATGTGCCAGGCCAAAGCAGCTGGTGCCACTATTCTCATGTCTATTGGAGGTGCTACTGCTGGCATCGACCTCAGCTCTAGTACTGTCGCCGATAAGTTCATCTCGACTATCGTCCCAATCTTGAAGCAGTACAACTTCGACGGCATTGACATCGACATTGAGACGGGATTGGTCGGAAGCGGCAGCATTGGCACCCTGTCCACGTCACAGGCCAACTTGATCCGCATCATCGATGGTGTCCTTGCACAGATGCCTTCTAACTTCGGCTTGACTATGGCACCAGAGACGGCGTATGTTACAGGTGGCAGTGTTGTGTACGGGTCCATCTGGGGTTCTTATCTCCCAATTATCAAGAAGTACGTCGACAACGGCCGATTGTGGTGGCTAAACATGCAATACTACAACGGCGACATGTATGGTTGCTCCGGCGATTCATATGCGGCCGGAACTGTTCAAGGTTTCACCGCACAGACTGACTGCTTAAACAACGGCATCACTATCCAAGGCACCACAATCAAGGTTCCATACAGCATGCAAGTTCCTGGATTACCTGCGCAATCTGGCGCTGGTGGTGGCTACATGACCCCAAGCTTGGTAGGCCAGGCATGGGATCACTATAACGGCGCTCTTAAGGGTTTGATGACGTGGTCAATCAACTGGGATGGATCCAAGAACTGGACATTCGCTGATAATCTGCTTACAAGAATTTAA
- a CDS encoding fungal specific transcription factor domain-containing protein: MNPMSGVNITHSPYACIACRNSKRRCDKTYPRCTLCTQRQILCDYPYRRKERTRQMANPEGDESMPVGSNTPLFHTPTERLRPGRNGISDPNISDILASRFLDPDFFYHLQLETPKVDIAIPKMVADYVGTIADIQNISNTYFDSIHTWMPILSKKQFSSNLPNYLTHRKSELCLLVICMKLSSSLTTTAKTVLYRTAKQFYFEMESSGILSVTVLQAGVLIAIYELGHAIYPAAFLSVGQCARYAAALEIEKSITSQILDKLPWNEVEEQRRVWWSIIILDRTRYLNLCNPGRHLITPDPSPDSYLPADDQEWDTGSSRPESSLTIGSSSGSYMGRFARFAQTAHLLSQALYTVAKEPDTETTQLRRTLMALVNLSFMEGTMRHGILLLDYPGVLLDGKNPIMEPLSVEAESSLNAAIEWISNFLTEMGGQKCERVSPFLLHFLYKATCVYAKLQRSTSQKSVSERISILKNTLRLLNHRWLAAGAYMSLLEKQEIMLLVQNS, translated from the exons ATGAATCCGATGAGTGGTGTGAATATCACCCATTCGCCATATGCTTGCATCGCTTGCCGGAATTCGAAGAGGCGCTGCGACAAAACTTACCCCAGATGTACACTTTGCACGCA GAGGCAGATCCTGTGTGATTACCCTTATCGCCGTAAAGAGCGAACGCGCCAGATGGCAAATCCTGAGGGAGATGAATCGATGCCTGTTGGATCCAATACGCCTTTGTTTCATACGCCAACCGAGAGATTAAGGCCAGGGCGCAATGGCATCTCGGATCCCAACATCTCGGATATTCTTGCATCACGCTTTCTGGACCCCGACTTTTTCTATCATCTACAATTAGAAACTCCCAAAGTGGATATAGCGATACCAAAAATGGTTGCTGACTATGTTGGTACCATAGCCGACATTCAGAACATCTCCAATACCTATTTCGATTCCATTCACACGTGGATGCCAATTTTGTCAAAGAAACAATTCTCCTCAAATCTGCCTAACTATCTCACCCATAGAAAGTCCGAGCTCTGCCTGCTTGTCATATGCATGAAACTAAGCTCTTCTCTTACCACCACGGCAAAAACAGTGCTATATCGAACAGCAAAACAATTTTATTTTGAAATGGAGTCGTCGGGAATACTATCGGTTACAGTTTTGCAAGCCGGTGTACTTATTGCGATTTACGAACTCGGGCATGCCATATATCCGGCTGCTTTTTTATCTGTGGGACAATGTGCTAGGTATGCGGCGGCACTCGAGATCGAAAAAAGTATCACTTCGCAAATATTGGACAAGCTCCCATGGAATGAAGTAGAAGAACAACGCCGAGTGTGGTGGTCTATTATAATCTTAGACCG GACAAGATACCTCAATCTCTGCAATCCTGGTCGGCATCTCATCACTCCAGATCCATCACCAGATAGCTATCTTCCCGCTGATGACCAAGAGTGGGACACAGGA TCATCACGACCAGAAAGCTCCTTGACAATCGGCTCATCGTCGGGCTCATATATGGGTCGTTTCGCTCGGTTTGCGCAAACCGCTCATTTATTAAGTCAAGCGTTATATACTGTCGCAAAGGAACCTGATACTGAAACCACTCAATTACGGCGCACTCTTATGGCACTCGTCAACCTCTCATTTATGGAGGGCACAATGAGACA CGGCATACTTCTACTGGACTATCCTGGCGTATTGCTAGACGGAAAAAATCCCATTATGGAGCCTCTGTCGGTAGAAGCTGAATCTTCTCTCAACGCCGCAATAGAGTGGATATCAAACTTCCTGACAGAAATGGGTGGACAAAAATGCGAACGAGTATCTCCTTTCTTATTACATTTTCTTTATAAAGCAACTTGCGTTTATGCAAAGCTGCAACGCTCGACATCGCAAAAATCCGTCAGCGAGAGAATATCCATATTGAAGAATACCTTGCGTCTTCTTAACCATCGATGGCTAGCAGCTG GTGCATATATGTCACTTCTTGAAAAGCAGGAGATAATGCTTTTGGTACAAAACAGCTAA
- a CDS encoding dienelactone hydrolase family domain-containing protein, translating to MASNQPKSCCTIGTLHEGTPTGKLIKLEGGFDAYLSTAPDENPNKGIGILFAPEAMGIYPNSQLLADSFAAKGYTTLIPDVFNGDAVPLNKFPSIDLMSWLTKGSNGNNPHTTEHVDPILVAGIKALRQLGIHRIGGVGYCFGAKYVLRHFKSGIDVAFIAHPSFVEETELAALSGPLSIAAAETDSIFTTAMRHKWEEILIKSGQPFQINLFSGIEHGFGIRGDPAVKVEKFAKEQAFSQAIAWFNEYLLKE from the exons ATGGCATCAAACCAACCAAAAAGCTGCTGTACAATTGGTACTCTCCATGA AGGTACCCCAACGGGAAAGCTTATCAAACTCGAAGGGGGTTTCGATGCCTATCTCTCAACTGCGCCGGACGAGAATCCGAACAAAGGTATTGGCATTTTATTTGCTCCGGAGGCAATGGGTATATATCCGAATAGCCAGCTCCTGGCGGACAGTTTTGCCGCCAAAGGATACACTACACTTATCCCAGACGTATTCAATGGAGATGCAGTACCATTGAACAAGTTTCCGTCCATTGACCTAATGAGTTGGCTTACCAAGGGCTCCAATGGCAATAATCCTCATACTACCGAGCACGTTGACCCTATTCTCGTTGCTGGAATCAAAGCATTAAGGCAGTTGGGAATACATCGAATTGGAGGTGTTGGATACTGCTTTGGTGCTAAG TATGTATTACGACATTTTAAGAGCGGTATTGATGTCGCTTTTATTGCTCACCCAAGCTTTGTCGAGGAAACCGAGTTGGCTGCTTTATCGGGACCTTTGTCcattgcagcagctgaaacTGATTCTATATTTACTACCGCGATGAGACACAAATGGGAAGAAATCCTCATCAAATCAGGACAGCCCTTCCAGATAAACCTCTTTTCTGGAATTGAGCATGGCTTCGGAATTCGAGGTGATCCAGCTGTGAAGGTAGAGAAATTTGCCAAGGAACAAGCATTTTCCCAAGCAATTGCTTGGTTTAATGAATATTTGTTGAAAGAATAA
- a CDS encoding short chain dehydrogenase domain-containing protein, with translation MGKDSEKKTYVVTGGNRGLGLGLIKALLIRDNTTVIATVRNEHGISTLIDETKMVNKGLGSTLLITTLDFSTTLSLAKVRDAFKFDIDHIDVLINNAGGAPPMVTAAETTAEDLRTAFEVNTIAPLMVFQALWPLLQNSPSPKLVMITSSVGSIGEMEPVPGGAYGPSKAAQNWLTKALHLENKDKGLITIALHPGWVQTRAGQFVADQWGFASGPPDTIEASVDGMLKIIDEASQETSGRFITQKGQILQW, from the coding sequence ATGGGGAAAGACAGCGAAAAGAAGACCTACGTAGTCACCGGTGGAAATAGGGGCCTTGGTCTTGGACTTATTAAGGCACTTCTTATCCGCGACAACACGACTGTTATCGCAACCGTTCGCAACGAACATGGCATTTCAACCCTTATCGATGAGACTAAAATGGTCAATAAGGGGTTAGGCAGTACCCTCCTGATCACAACGTTGGACTTCTCAACGactctctcccttgccaaAGTTAGAGACGCCTTCAAATTCGATATAGATCATATCGATGTTCTCATTAATAATGCTGGAGGGGCCCCGCCTATGGTAACAGCGGCCGAGACAACGGCAGAAGATTTACGTACTGCCTTTGAAGTCAATACGATCGCTCCTCTGATGGTCTTCCAGGCACTGTGGCCACTACTACAGAATTCACCTTCACCGAAGCTTGTGATGATTACATCTTCAGTTGGTAGCATTGGAGAGATGGAACCTGTGCCCGGTGGTGCCTATGGCCCGAGTAAGGCGGCTCAGAATTGGCTCACCAAAGCCTTGCATTTGGAAAATAAAGACAAGGGCCTCATTACAATTGCGCTGCATCCAGGTTGGGTACAAACGCGTGCGGGACAATTTGTTGCAGATCAATGGGGGTTTGCATCTGGTCCTCCCGATACGATTGAGGCCAGTGTAGATGGGATGCTTAAGATTATTGATGAGGCATCACAGGAGACGTCAGGAAGGTTTATCACTCAGAAGGGTCAAATATTGCAGTGGTAG
- a CDS encoding short chain dehydrogenase domain-containing protein → MASSIVSTFHFESYPRLSPSKLHEEFRGKTVLVTGGGYGIGSSIARSFAEAGVASIILAGRTESSLKSTVNDLAQSFPSLKASYRLVDISSTASVKKLFESLPESPDTLVNNAGFLSEPQNFLTADIDEWWKGFEVNVLGVVVALNTGSKIALARIFELAVVDVPSSVARFISINPGAVKTAMFHKSGLEGSSDMPTTDAKLSAEFIVWATSEEAAFLSGRLAWANWDVDELVAKKEEIVNKDLLISGLTGA, encoded by the exons atggcatcatcaattgTCTCCACTTTCCATTTTGAATCCTACCCAAGACTGTCACCTTCGAAGCTACATGAAGAATTTAGGGGAAAGACAGTTCTCGTGACAGGCGGTGGTTACGGAATTGGCTCTTCAATTGCTCGTAGCTTTGCTGAGGCTGGCGTCGCATCGATAATTTTGGCGGGGCGTACTGAGTCCAGCCTGAAGTCGACAGTTAACGACTTGGCACAATCCTTCCCATCGCTAAAGGCCAGCTACCGCCTTGTCGATATCTCGTCCACAGCATCTGTCAAGAAATTGTTTGAATCTCTACCGGAATCACCCGATACACTTGTCAACAATGCCGGGTTTCTGTCTGAGCCTCAGAATTTTCTTACTGCCGACATAGACGAGTGGTGGAAAGGCTTTGAGGTTAACGTCCTTG GTGTAGTTGTCGCTCTCAATAC TGGGAGCAAGATTGCGTTGGCCCGCATCTTTGAGttggctgttgttgatgtccCATCATCTGTTGCGCGCTTTATAAGCATTAACCCAGGCGCTGTTAAAACGGCAATGTTTCATAAGTCCGGACTTGAGGGATCTTCGGATATGCCAACGACTGATGCCAAGCTCTCTGCTGAGTTTATTGTCTGGGCTACTTCAGAAGAGGCTGCATTTTTATCTGGACGGCTGGCATGGGCTAATTGGGATGTTGACGAGTTGGTtgccaagaaagaagagattgTAAACAAGGATCTGCTCATATCAGGCCTTACAGGGGCATAA
- a CDS encoding phophatidylserine decarboxylase domain-containing protein, translating to MVWQHGDHHDIPQQWRIHKPGAWLPADHRVHREYLRRVTEHVDRHPDEKLTPALQEFKELIEGNSRIYMYFVQMFDEIPKKRPYWRDPTGTKQIRDYKHMLQVLNHIVSRAPEWTDAAESAGVVGVPFCAILDYPMGTPSGHAAFLDPDVNKAIKKVLNEWGKFLETPKSAEVLGEHKLGWFGETGRNDVMQVANAPLKSSMKFEEMFVCEPSAKYHGYKSWDDFFTRKVHDEARPVASPDDDNVIANACESKVFNIQHGAQLRDKFFAKGQPYSVLDMLAHDPLAQQFAGATVYQAFLSALSYHHGTYFSEPLFEGVGYLSAMATRGIIFIEADNPAIGLMAFIAIGMDEVSSVDITVKEGQHVKKGEQTGMFHFGGSTHCLLFRKGVKLSGFPEVGRQENVPVRGKLAVVKP from the exons ATGGTTTGGCAACACGGCGATCACCATGACATCCCGCAGCAATGGCGCATACACAA GCCTGGCGCATGGCTCCCAGCTGACCATCGTGTCCATCGCGAATATCTTCGTCGTGTGACGGAGCACGTCGACAGGCACCCCGATGAAAAACTGACACCAGCGCTGCAGGAGTTCAAAGAGTTAATCGAAGGAAACTCACgaatatacatgtactttgtcCAAATGTTTGATGAAATCCCAAAGAAACGGCCATACTGGCGCGATCCCACAGGAACTAAACAGATCCGCGACTACAAACACATGCTTCAGGTGCTCAACCACATTGTCTCAAGAGCTCCAGAATGGACAGATGCCGCCGAAAGTGCTGGTGTTGTGGGAGTGCCATTTTGCGCAATCCTTGATTACCCCATGGGAACACCAAG TGGACATGCCGCGTTCCTCGACCCAGACGTGAACAAAGCGATCAAGAAAGTTCTAAACGAGTGGGGGAAGTTCTTAGAG ACTCCCAAATCGGCCGAGGTGTTGGGAGAGCACAAACTGGGCTGGTTCGGCGAAACAGGACGAAACGACGTCATGCAAGTCGCCAACGCTCCGTTGAAGTCGTCCATGAAATTTGAAGAAATGTTTGTTTGTGAGCCATCGGCAAAATATCACGGCTACAAGTCATGGGATG ACTTCTTCACTCGCAAGGTTCACGATGAGGCAAGGCCTGTCGCATCTCCAGACGACGACAATGTCATTGCCAATGCATGCGAATCAAAGGTGTTCAACATTCAGCATGGTGCTCAACTGCGAGATAAATTTTTCGCAAAAGGGCAGCCTTACTCAGTACTTGATATGCTGGCTCACGATCCACTTGCTCAACAATTCGCCGGCGCCACAGTCTACCAGGCATTCCTATCGGCGTTGTCCTATCACC ATGGCACGTACTTCAGCGAGCCTCTCTTTGAAGGCGTAG GCTATCTGTCTGCGATGGCAACTCgaggcatcatcttcattgaGGCAGATAATCCGGCAATTGGTTTGATGGCTTTTATTGCCATTGGCATGGATGAAGTCAGCTCGGTGGACATCACCGTAAAAGAGGGCCAACATGTGAAGAAAGGTGAACAAACAGGCATGTTTCATTTTGGTGGATCGACGCATTGTCTTCTATTCCGAAAGGGAGTCAAGTTGTCGGGATTCCCCGAAGTTGGGAGGCAAGAAAATGTCCCCGTTCGTGGTAAACTTGCTGTTGTCAAGCCATAG
- a CDS encoding oxidoreductase NAD-binding domain-containing protein translates to MTLETEYTADEVAQHTKPDDIWMTIHGEVYDVTKYVMDHPGGIEVLLEAAGTDASEPFDNAGHSDDAFDLMTPFRIGKLKGHVNKKSKLTVPLQSPLEKLDSTKQPHGLAGITLGFLSLGIAASTYKVLKGEHGISALIPVAMPQMKAMLGLPTGQHVAITMNIDGDKVTRSYTPVSNNLDYGVLELLVKIYPDGKLTGGCLANLQIGDEVQFRGPKGAMRYSNGLCKKIGMIAGGTGITPMFQLIRAICENDRDATEISLIYANHTENDILLKDELDKFSRLYPKLFKVFYVIEHPSTTWNSGVGYITKDMAAQRLPLPGNDVKIMVCGPPGMVGAAKKFLGELGYETPGANPKMSDQVFIF, encoded by the exons ATGACTCTAGAAACGGAATACACGGCAGACGAAGTTGCTCAGCACACCAAGCCTGATGACATATGGATGACTATCCATGGGGAAG TATACGACGTAACCAAATATGTGATGGATCATCCAGGAGGAATCGAAGTTCTCTTGGAAGCAGCCGGCACTGATGCAAGCGAACCATTCGACAATGCTGGCCACTCAGATGATGCCTTCGACCTCATGACCCCTTTCAGGATCGGGAAATTAAAAGGTCACGTTAACAAAAAGTCAAAGCTAACAGTTCCTTTGCAATCTCCACTGGAGAAGCTTGATTCCACGAAACAACCCCATGGCCTAGCAGGAATAACCTTGGGATTTCTTTCCCTGGGTATTGCGGCATCGACGTACAAGGTTCTTAAAGGAGAACATGGTATTTCAGCCTTGATACCAGTAGCCATGCCTCAAATGA AAGCAATGTTAGGCCTACCGACTGGTCAACACGTCGCTATTACGATGAACATTGATGGAGACAAGGTGACAAGGTCTTACACTCCAGTATCCAATAACTTGGATTATGGTGTTCTGGAATTACTCGTCAAGATCTATCCAGACGGCAAGTTGACTGGTGGCTGTCTTGCCAACCTCCAAATTGGAGATGAGGTCCAATTCAGAGGTCCTAAAGGGGCAATGCGCTACTCCAACGGACTTTGTAAGAAGATCGGAATGATAGCTGGTGGTACAGGCATCACGCCCATGTTCCAGCTCATTCGAGCGATTTGTGAGAACGACCGTGATGCGACAGAAATAAGTCTGATATACGCAAATCACACAGAGAACGACATATTACTCAAAGACGAGCTGGATAAGTTTTCCCGCCTATATCCAAAGCTGTTCAAGGTCTTCTACGTCATTGAGCATCCATCAACAACTTGGAACTCTGGAGTTGGCTACATAACGAAAGATATGGCAGCACAAAGACTACCGCTTCCGGGAAATGATGTCAAAATTATGGTTTGCGGTCCACCTGGTATGGTCGGCGCAGCCAAGAAATTTCTTGGAGAGTTGGGTTACGAGACTCCGGGTGCAAACCCGAAGATGAGCGACCAGGTCTTTATTTTCTAG
- a CDS encoding cytochrome p450 domain-containing protein, translating to MISSSFHLLGEQPSTSRQITFPSNFSFTDLQELVASHFAIVDSKDVGFIHQNIELTSVNEVRAATDPVAISISGKSVRDIPGPGGLPYVGSFFEVYPDHLGNHQRLFNKYGSLFVTTNMGSRIHHTNDPSLANLFFTESAFFSKKIIPNHPIHPLGMPEAGLFFGDTDSEAWRITHKFLPPALGPKAVRHYAPAMQKTVEESFNVFDQLDLDGEAWNVFPYMMKIGSQAVGRLVLGMDFNHFASVDAPLHEFVLKLAHNVELSKRVSSFGSWYANMPFGDPKKLRDNMHEIQRMIFEASKKASTGVEDLNLQDAALQSQNLVDYCLRARDLKGNRLTWDQFVPALVVLTGAGFVTSASLLSWMIYALVTYEGMQERLLQELIDHDWDENIQVTGDMVNELKFLNNFIKETQRTHNPSFQPARTALVDMILPGGYRLAKDSIVVADLHHIHNNPHIWDNAEKFDPDRWDTEKVKNRPAGSYQPFASGPRSCIGFNFALQEVKIVLSKLLYRYRFSLAETGTVEYNPYYLLIKPNNLYVRAERRFKWPQKTSARTDPLTE from the exons ATgatttcttcgtctttccatcttttggGGGAGCAACCATCCACCTCCCGCCAAATCACGTTCCCTTCGAACTTCAGTTTTACGGATTTGCAAGAGTTGGTTGCATCTCACTTTGCTATTGTAGACTCTAAAG ATGTTGGCTTCATTCATCAAAATATCGAGCTGACATCGGTAAACGAGGTACGCGCAGCAACCGACCCCGTTGCGATATCAATCAGTGGTAAATCTGTACGAGATATACCGGGGCCAGGTGGTTTGCCATACGTCGGAAGCTTTTTCGAAGTATATCCCGATCATCTTGGAAACCATCAACGACTCTTTAATAAATACGGATCACTATTCGTCACCACCAACATGGGAAGCCGCATACACCATACGAATGATCCTAGTTTGgccaatctcttcttcaccgaGAGTGCATTCTTTTCAAAAAAGATAATCCCCAACCATCCCATACATCCGTTGGGTATGCCAGAAGCTGGATTGTTTTTTGGCGATACAGATTCGGAGGCATGGCGGATTACGCATAAGTTTTTACCGCCAGCTTTGGGCCCCAAGGCAGTACGACACTACGCACCAGCAATGCAAAAAACAGTGGAAGAGTCATTCAATGTATTCGACCAATTGGACCTGGATGGGGAAGCATGGAACGTATTTCCATACATGATGAAGATCGGTTCTCAAGCAGTCGGCAGACTTGTTCTTGGTATGGATTTCAACCACTTCGCATCTGTTGATGCTCCTTTGCACGAGTTTGTGCTCAAGCTCGCGCATAATGTCGAACTGAGTAAGCGAGTGTCGTCTTTCGGTAGCTGGTATGCAAACATGCCCTTCGGAGACCCCAAAAAACTTCGAGACAATATGCACGAAATCCAGAGGATGATATTTGAAGCATCCAAGAAAGCATCCACTGGAGTTGAAGATTTAAACCTCCAAGATGCTGCTCTACAATCTCAAAATTTGGTCG ACTACTGTCTCAGGGCAAGAGACTTGAAAGGCAATCGATTGACGTGGGATCAATTTGTACCAGCTCTGGTTGTGCTTACCGGCGCTGGGTTTGTAACCTCCGCTTCACTGCTCTCGTGGATGATATACGCCCTTGTGACCTACGAAGGGATGCAAGAGAGATTGCTCCAAGAATTGATTGACCACGATTGGGATGAAAACATCCAAGTGACCGGAGATATGGTAAATGAACTGAAGTTTTTGAATAACTTTATCAAGGAAACTCAGCGGACACACAATCCTTCGTTCCAGCCCGCCAGAACAGCCTTAGTGGACATGATCTTACCTGGAGGGTACAGGTTGGCAAAGGACTctattgttgttgctgatttGCACCACATTCACAACAACCCACACATCTGGGATAACGCTGAAAAGTTTGACCCTGACCGGTGGGACACTGAGAAAGTTAAAAATCGACCTGCTGGATCCTATCAACCTTTCGCCTCGGGCCCGCGGAGCTGCATTGGATTCAACTTTGCACTCCAAGAGGTCAAAATCGTCCTATCTAAGCTGCTGTACCGATACAGATTTAGTTTGGCCGAAACGGGAACCGTGGAGTATAATCCTTATTATTTACTGATTAAGCCTAATAACTTATATGTACGAGCAGAAAGGAGGTTCAAGTGGCCACAGAAGACTTCTGCTAGGACTGATCCATTGACAGAATGA